In one Balaenoptera musculus isolate JJ_BM4_2016_0621 chromosome 2, mBalMus1.pri.v3, whole genome shotgun sequence genomic region, the following are encoded:
- the DAD1 gene encoding dolichyl-diphosphooligosaccharide--protein glycosyltransferase subunit DAD1: MSASVLSVISRFLEEYLSSTPQRLKLLDAYLLYILLTGALQFGYCLLVGTFPFNSFLSGFISCVGSFILAVCLRIQINPQNKADFQGISPERAFADFLFASTILHLVVMNFVG; the protein is encoded by the exons ATGTCGGCGTCGGTGTTGTCGGTCATCTCGCGGTTCTTAGAAGAGTACTTGAGCTCCACTCCTCAGCGTCTGAAGTTGTTGGACGCGTACCTCCTGTATATACTGCTGACCGGGGCGCTGCAATTCGGTTATTGTCTCCTCGTGGGGACCTTCCCCTTCAACTCTTTCCTCTCGGGCTTCATCTCCTGTGTGGGGAGTTTTATCCTAGCGG TTTGTCTGAGAATACAGATCAACCCACAAAACAAAGCGGATTTCCAAGGCATCTCCCCGGAGCGAGCCTTTGCTGATTTTCTCTTTGCCAGCACCATCCTGCACCTTGTTGTCATGAACTTCGTTGGCTGA